A region of Gracilinanus agilis isolate LMUSP501 chromosome 3, AgileGrace, whole genome shotgun sequence DNA encodes the following proteins:
- the LOC123240798 gene encoding interferon-inducible GTPase 5-like: MASKSHAPPSEEESTILMAKEELEALRAAFELGDIPKAASRLRELLGNAESSRLEVGVTGESGAGKSSLINALRGIGAEDPGAARTGVIETTTQPTPYPHPQLPELMLWDLPGAGSPGCPADKYLKQVDFARYNFFLLVSPRRCGAVETRLASEILRQGKKFYFIRTKVDEDLAASRTQRPSGYSENAVLQEIRDHCAERLRAAGVQDPRIFLVSNLSPARYDFPLLVATWERELPAHRRHAGLLSLPDISLQALQKKKDALQEQVLKTALVSGVIQALPVPGLAAAYDDALLIRSLRGYHRSFGLDDDSLARLAEQVGKQAGDLRSVIRSPLATEVSPEAVLRMYAQSSDGAMRVARAFEKGIPVFGTLVAGGISFGTVYTMLQGCLNEMAEDAQRVRIKALEEEVAAPDARLDVASSGPGLEKRGAGEGGGEDAPLSARRKLGLLLKYILESWKKRDVVEEK, from the coding sequence ATGGCGTCCAAGTCACATGCCCCACCGTCCGAGGAGGAGAGCACCATCCTCATGGCTAAAGAAGAGCTCGAGGCTCTTCGGGCAGCCTTCGAGCTGGGGGATATCCCCAAGGCTGCCTCCCGCCTCCGGGAGCTGCTGGGCAACGCAGAGAGTAGCCGCCTCGAGGTGGGAGTGACCGGCGAGTCCGGGGCCGGAAAGTCTTCTCTGATCAACGCCCTTCGAGGGATCGGGGCAGAGGACCCCGGTGCGGCCCGGACGGGCGTCATCGAGACCACGACCCAGCCCACCCCGTACCCCCACCCGCAGCTGCCGGAGCTCATGCTGTGGGACCTGCCCGGGGCCGGCTCTCCCGGCTGTCCAGCCGACAAGTACCTGAAGCAAGTAGACTTTGCTCGTTACAATTTCTTCCTCCTGGTCTCACCCCGTCGCTGTGGGGCCGTGGAGACCCGACTGGCGAGCGAGATCCTCCGTCAGGGCAAGAAATTCTACTTTATCCGCACCAAAGTGGACGAGGACCTGGCGGCGTCTCGCACCCAGCGCCCATCGGGTTACAGCGAGAACGCCGTCCTCCAGGAGATCCGGGACCACTGCGCGGAGCGCCTCCGGGCCGCCGGCGTCCAGGACCCCCGGATCTTCCTCGTGTCCAATCTCTCGCCGGCCCGCTACGACTTCCCGCTGCTGGTGGCCACGTGGGAGCGGGAGCTCCCGGCCCATCGCCGCCACGCCGGCCTCCTGTCCCTGCCAGACATCTCGCTGCAGGCCCTGCAGAAGAAGAAAGACGCCCTCCAAGAGCAGGTGCTGAAGACGGCCTTGGTGTCCGGGGTCATCCAGGCCTTACCCGTGCCGGGCTTGGCAGCCGCCTACGACGACGCCCTCCTGATCCGCTCCCTGCGGGGCTACCACCGCAGCTTCGGCCTGGACGACGACTCCCTGGCCAGGCTGGCCGAGCAGGTGGGCAAGCAGGCCGGCGACCTGCGCTCCGTGATCCGCTCGCCCCTGGCCACCGAGGTCTCGCCAGAGGCGGTGCTGCGTATGTACGCTCAGTCATCGGACGGGGCCATGCGTGTGGCCCGGGCCTTCGAGAAGGGCATCCCCGTGTTCGGGACACTCGTGGCCGGCGGCATCTCCTTCGGGACCGTCTACACCATGCTCCAGGGCTGCCTGAACGAGATGGCCGAGGACGCCCAGCGTGTCCGCATCAAGGCCCTGGAAGAGGAGGTGGCCGCCCCCGACGCCCGCCTCGACGTCGCTTCTAGCGGGCCTGGGTTGGAGAAGAGGGGGGCAGGCGAGGGCGGCGGGGAGGACGCTCCACTCTCAGCCCGCCGGAAGCTTGGACTGCTGCTCAAGTACATTCTGGAGAGCTGGAAGAAACGGGACGTGGTCGAAGAGAAATAA